The Lewinellaceae bacterium genome includes a region encoding these proteins:
- a CDS encoding prolyl oligopeptidase family serine peptidase gives MKHITNIIILVLISWGLHAQQIDTFLLHQPISKYDTIIYKRIVQFDNNDSLYHVEDYFENGQIQMKGTYSTFDKTVKENYWCNYRTNTKQGLYQTWYENGNPESKYKYLNGKKNGLCEEFYSNGQISDRGYWIPDEIKGNTRGMRHGNFKGWSKEGELLYDFDYDHGLKVNPIDTNYHYLIYTPSDYKSDTLKKYPLIIYLHGGSHRGTDLKKLYGYGIPDQIYRGREFPFIIASPQCPALIRWSTDNWFENFFAEISTKYRIDTNRVYLTGVSLGGAGTWYLAIKYPEKFAAIAPMSGFTSHIDYIYKNSNNLIDIPIWAFHGVIDETVPVEETDRMIEKLKGKNKNLKYRRLPEVGHWIQWLVYPEQDLYDWFLKHDKGDK, from the coding sequence ATGAAGCATATTACAAACATAATAATTCTTGTTCTGATTAGTTGGGGATTACATGCTCAACAGATTGATACTTTTCTATTGCATCAACCGATTTCAAAATATGATACGATTATTTATAAACGTATAGTTCAATTTGACAATAATGATAGTCTTTATCATGTAGAGGATTATTTTGAAAATGGACAGATTCAAATGAAAGGAACATATAGTACATTTGATAAAACGGTTAAAGAAAATTATTGGTGCAATTATAGAACAAATACAAAACAAGGACTTTATCAGACATGGTATGAGAATGGAAATCCAGAAAGTAAATACAAATATCTTAATGGCAAAAAGAATGGACTTTGCGAGGAATTCTATTCAAACGGACAAATAAGTGATAGAGGATATTGGATACCTGATGAAATAAAAGGTAACACACGAGGAATGAGACATGGTAATTTTAAAGGTTGGTCAAAAGAAGGAGAATTACTATATGATTTTGATTACGACCATGGATTAAAAGTAAATCCAATTGATACCAATTACCATTACTTGATTTACACTCCTTCTGATTATAAGTCTGACACTTTAAAAAAATACCCTCTTATAATTTATCTTCATGGAGGTTCACATAGAGGAACAGATTTAAAAAAATTATACGGTTATGGAATACCTGACCAAATTTATCGAGGCAGAGAATTTCCTTTTATCATAGCATCTCCACAATGTCCCGCGTTGATACGTTGGTCAACTGATAATTGGTTTGAGAACTTTTTCGCTGAAATATCTACTAAATACCGAATAGATACAAATAGAGTATACCTGACAGGAGTGAGTCTTGGAGGAGCAGGAACATGGTATCTTGCAATAAAATATCCTGAAAAATTTGCTGCGATTGCTCCTATGAGCGGTTTTACAAGTCATATTGATTATATTTATAAAAACTCAAATAACTTGATAGATATTCCGATTTGGGCATTCCATGGAGTTATTGATGAGACTGTTCCAGTTGAAGAAACGGATAGAATGATTGAAAAGCTAAAAGGAAAAAATAAAAATTTGAAATATAGAAGATTGCCTGAGGTTGGACATTGGATTCAATGGTTAGTATATCCAGAGCAAGACTTGTATGATTGGTTTTTAAAACATGATAAAGGAGATAAATAA
- a CDS encoding DUF4339 domain-containing protein yields the protein MQNKMKQYYFFVNNQRVGPFSIDLLKQGQITENTLVWTDGMPDWQKAKEVTDFNSYFNPSFVNTKLPPPPPISPILIDNQLLNIRHNQTVADMVEKGLCPITGKKGLDTTITIRKWRSFLNSFSVQKLEIPVSNEGKKIHHKNLGTVWEVIDNVGGFFIYIPLLGGFVILFLFLMGFTYCLPIWLILDFSLGKKVFGFGKIRLDSNSNPYLTN from the coding sequence ATGCAAAATAAAATGAAGCAGTATTATTTTTTTGTAAATAACCAAAGGGTTGGGCCATTTTCAATTGATTTATTAAAACAAGGTCAAATTACCGAAAATACCTTAGTTTGGACTGACGGAATGCCAGATTGGCAAAAAGCAAAAGAGGTTACTGATTTTAATTCTTATTTTAATCCATCTTTTGTAAACACAAAATTGCCGCCACCGCCTCCGATATCACCTATTTTAATTGACAATCAGTTGTTGAATATTCGTCATAATCAAACCGTTGCGGATATGGTTGAAAAAGGATTATGTCCAATAACTGGAAAAAAAGGATTGGATACAACAATAACAATCCGAAAATGGCGAAGTTTTTTAAATTCTTTCTCTGTTCAAAAACTTGAAATACCAGTATCTAATGAAGGAAAAAAGATACACCATAAAAATTTGGGCACTGTTTGGGAGGTTATCGACAATGTAGGTGGATTTTTTATATATATTCCACTTTTGGGTGGATTTGTAATTTTATTTCTATTTCTGATGGGATTTACATATTGCTTACCTATATGGTTAATTTTAGATTTTTCTTTAGGTAAAAAAGTATTCGGTTTTGGGAAAATACGATTGGATTCTAATAGTAACCCATATTTAACTAATTGA
- a CDS encoding toll/interleukin-1 receptor domain-containing protein yields MQSIFDKDTLKRYISENRLKESIRNLLFKLNEFIDNNKDHVDYEHIRKLSDLLIINSGKINGLEHDKMLGILDRETQKITTAEVQHAVLFVIEQLPNHFWNHKISDRQHSFRTQLIKSIELLHKDTKSKFAYDIFICFSTKDRAIAQPIWETFRGYGLRVFVSDEDLQNTVGFNFLDEIDKAISNSQHLVLLASNNALQSTFVRDEYQSFYSDCHVKSPEERLLIVYRLKNFQINDLPRILKTKQIANSTEQIISTLISEDLIKQNEINRSKEVFVKKEKINHVNSFSTMDLDEIQLYEKFSKLIESDNSKNNSDIADKEDAELRTQKFLEKQNLKITSEKSAKEIGMPLAVALTILGSIIISIIYINADKNHEEGLFVLIFSAIFTSTTFSIIFYQIVWRIVYFIKITNAK; encoded by the coding sequence TGAGTTCATTGATAATAACAAAGACCATGTGGATTACGAACATATTCGTAAACTTTCAGACTTATTAATAATAAATAGTGGGAAAATAAACGGATTGGAGCATGATAAAATGCTTGGGATTTTGGATAGAGAAACACAAAAGATTACTACGGCAGAAGTTCAACATGCTGTTTTATTCGTTATTGAACAACTTCCAAATCACTTTTGGAACCATAAAATTTCAGATAGACAACATTCATTTCGTACTCAATTAATAAAAAGTATTGAACTTCTTCATAAAGATACTAAATCGAAGTTTGCCTATGATATTTTCATCTGTTTTTCTACAAAAGACAGAGCAATAGCTCAACCTATTTGGGAAACATTTCGCGGATATGGTTTACGAGTGTTTGTTTCAGACGAAGACTTACAAAACACAGTTGGGTTTAATTTTTTAGATGAAATTGATAAAGCAATATCAAATAGTCAACATTTAGTTTTATTAGCTTCAAATAATGCTTTGCAATCAACATTTGTTCGAGATGAATATCAATCATTTTATTCAGATTGTCATGTAAAAAGTCCCGAGGAGAGGCTATTGATTGTATATAGACTCAAGAATTTTCAAATAAATGATCTGCCGCGGATATTAAAAACTAAACAAATCGCTAATTCTACGGAACAAATAATATCGACACTCATAAGTGAAGATCTTATTAAACAAAATGAAATAAACAGAAGCAAGGAAGTGTTTGTCAAAAAGGAAAAAATAAATCATGTTAATTCCTTTTCAACTATGGATTTAGATGAAATACAATTATATGAAAAATTTTCAAAGTTAATAGAATCTGATAACAGCAAAAATAATTCTGATATCGCAGATAAGGAAGATGCAGAATTACGTACTCAAAAATTTTTAGAAAAACAAAATTTAAAGATAACATCGGAAAAAAGTGCAAAAGAAATTGGGATGCCTTTGGCAGTTGCATTAACAATTTTAGGCTCAATTATTATATCAATTATATATATCAATGCTGACAAAAACCACGAAGAAGGTTTATTTGTTTTAATTTTTAGTGCAATTTTTACTTCTACTACTTTTAGTATTATATTTTATCAAATAGTTTGGAGGATTGTATATTTTATTAAAATAACTAATGCAAAATAA